In a genomic window of Quercus lobata isolate SW786 chromosome 4, ValleyOak3.0 Primary Assembly, whole genome shotgun sequence:
- the LOC115987661 gene encoding uncharacterized protein LOC115987661 isoform X1, whose translation MSNNTNVTHFPISPWTISSDPMRCFPPSLSSAQPVICLLPLLMSPLLVAICVIWIGVWKGPPYLSVISVGGSMDVSSGCRLVLHDFIVVTYLTCHILTVFANHLLYAFNVVCRTPIRHVNFSNGWTRTCPRGCATTPLVHERFTRYKAEAIAARNERNEAHAREAKARELLRIAKRKAKKTKLALRTAEDKVYKYRLALFFSWTMVGIYFVFFTAFGGHGHTRLCLP comes from the exons ATGAGCAACAACACCAACGTCACCCATTTCCCCATTTCGCCATGGACGATCTCCTCCGACCCAATGCGGTGCTTCCCTCCTTCACTCAGCTCAGCTCAG CCTGTAATATGTCTTTTGCCACTACTTATGAGTCCACTTCTAGTGGCCATATGTGTGATATGGATCGGTGTGTGGAAAGGACCTCCCTATCTATCCGTAATTTCGGTAGGAGGTTCTATGGATGTTAGCAGTGGTTGCCGGTTAGTATTACATGATTTTATTGTCGTTACATATTTGACTTGTCATATTCTTACTGTCTTTGCTAACCATCTTTTATATGCCTTCAATGTTGTATGCAGGACTCCGATCAGGCATGTAAATTTTTCAAATGGTTGGACAAGAACATGTCCACGTGGCTGTGCAACAACACCACTTGTCCATGAAAGGTTTACCCGATATAAGGCCGAGGCCATAGCTGCAAGAAATGAAAGGAATGAGGCTCATGCAAGGGAAGCAAAAGCACGGGAGCTCCTAAGGATAGCAAAGCGCAAGGCTAAAAAAACAAAGCTCGCACTCCGGACTGCTGAAGACAAGGTCTACAAGTATAGGCtagctttatttttttcttggactaTGGTTGGCatttattttgtattctttaCTGCTTTTGGGGGCCATGGCCATACACGACTGTGTCTGCCATGA
- the LOC115987661 gene encoding uncharacterized protein LOC115987661 isoform X2, translated as MSNNTNVTHFPISPWTISSDPMRCFPPSLSSAQPVICLLPLLMSPLLVAICVIWIGVWKGPPYLSVISVGGSMDVSSGCRTPIRHVNFSNGWTRTCPRGCATTPLVHERFTRYKAEAIAARNERNEAHAREAKARELLRIAKRKAKKTKLALRTAEDKVYKYRLALFFSWTMVGIYFVFFTAFGGHGHTRLCLP; from the exons ATGAGCAACAACACCAACGTCACCCATTTCCCCATTTCGCCATGGACGATCTCCTCCGACCCAATGCGGTGCTTCCCTCCTTCACTCAGCTCAGCTCAG CCTGTAATATGTCTTTTGCCACTACTTATGAGTCCACTTCTAGTGGCCATATGTGTGATATGGATCGGTGTGTGGAAAGGACCTCCCTATCTATCCGTAATTTCGGTAGGAGGTTCTATGGATGTTAGCAGTGGTTGCCG GACTCCGATCAGGCATGTAAATTTTTCAAATGGTTGGACAAGAACATGTCCACGTGGCTGTGCAACAACACCACTTGTCCATGAAAGGTTTACCCGATATAAGGCCGAGGCCATAGCTGCAAGAAATGAAAGGAATGAGGCTCATGCAAGGGAAGCAAAAGCACGGGAGCTCCTAAGGATAGCAAAGCGCAAGGCTAAAAAAACAAAGCTCGCACTCCGGACTGCTGAAGACAAGGTCTACAAGTATAGGCtagctttatttttttcttggactaTGGTTGGCatttattttgtattctttaCTGCTTTTGGGGGCCATGGCCATACACGACTGTGTCTGCCATGA